The Primulina tabacum isolate GXHZ01 chromosome 7, ASM2559414v2, whole genome shotgun sequence genome includes a window with the following:
- the LOC142551686 gene encoding carbon catabolite repressor protein 4 homolog 5-like, with translation MGHNSINLTLPVEQSSFLLPNSSRKDYHHRHHKRSRKKQKVLALETETHFHIQTRQPGSFQKFRSYTHRHTVSNTVGKWQDRNCRKSGKTFNHRKWTSSNLDISNYSDKIVLVSYNILGVDNAAKHPELYRDVSPKYLDWEFRKKLLCKEVIGYQPSILCFQEVDHFDDLNDLFGKNGFKGVHKARTGEACDGCAIFWKTEQFALLHEESIDFQRFGLRNNVAQLCVLKINQTGPSGDDITESPSDIASPSLVIGNIHGLYNPKRGDIKLGQMRIFLRRAYELSQEWGSIPVVIVGDLNSLPQSAMYKFLASSELHTQQHDRRKISGQICPSEHAESQVWRNHVWRWTREELMLATGSRNRYLRHPLKLSSAYAKIPGSFKYRDKVGEPLATSHHSMFTGTVDYIWHTSDLAPVRVLETLPMHTLKKTGGLPSKEWGSDHLALVCELAFVNDGN, from the coding sequence ATGGGTCATAACAGCATCAATCTTACTCTACCTGTGGAGCAGTCTAGTTTCCTTCTTCCTAACTCTTCAAGAAAAGATTATCACCACCGCCACCACAAAAGaagcagaaagaaacaaaagGTTTTAGCTCTAGAAACCGAAACCCACTTTCATATTCAAACCCGACAACCTGGTTCCTTCCAAAAATTTcgttcttatacacacaggcaTACTGTTTCCAACACTGTCGGGAAGTGGCAAGACAGAAACTGCAGAAAATCAGGGAAAACATTTAATCACCGCAAGTGGACAAGCTCTAATCTTGATATATCAAATTACAGCGATAAGATTGTTCTTGTATCATATAATATTCTTGGTGTTGACAATGCGGCAAAACATCCAGAATTGTACAGGGATGTATCTCCAAAATATTTGGATTGGGAATTTCGGAAAAAACTATTGTGTAAAGAAGTCATAGGTTACCAACCAAGTATCTTGTGTTTTCAGGAGGTGGATCACTTTGATGATCTGAATGATCTTTTTGGGAAAAATGGCTTCAAAGGTGTACACAAGGCTCGTACAGGTGAAGCATGTGATGGATGTGCCATATTTTGGAAAACTGAGCAGTTTGCCCTATTGCATGAAGAGAGCATAGATTTCCAGAGGTTTGGACTTCGTAATAATGTTGCACAATTatgtgttttaaagattaatcaAACTGGGCCTAGCGGTGATGATATTACAGAATCTCCGAGTGATATAGCCTCTCCAAGCTTAGTGATTGGAAACATACACGGCCTCTACAATCCTAAACGCGGAGATATCAAACTGGGGCAGATGCGAATTTTTCTTCGGAGGGCTTATGAATTATCACAAGAATGGGGATCTATACCAGTTGTGATTGTTGGGGACCTGAATAGTTTACCCCAAAGTGCAATGTATAAGTTTCTGGCTTCATCAGAGTTGCATACCCAACAACATGATCGAAGAAAGATATCTGGCCAAATTTGTCCATCCGAACATGCAGAATCCCAAGTTTGGAGAAATCATGTTTGGAGATGGACTCGTGAAGAATTAATGCTGGCTACTGGTTCGAGAAACAGATACCTAAGGCATCCTTTAAAGCTCTCCAGTGCTTATGCTAAAATTCCTGGAAGTTTCAAGTACAGGGATAAAGTTGGAGAACCTCTGGCAACATCGCACCATTCCATGTTCACTGGAACAGTTGACTACATATGGCATACTTCGGACCTTGCTCCTGTTAGAGTTCTTGAAACTTTGCCTATGCACACGTTAAAGAAAACAGGAGGTCTTCCTAGTAAGGAATGGGGTAGTGACCATCTTGCACTTGTATGTGAGCTTGCTTTTGTCAATGATGGTAATTAG
- the LOC142551690 gene encoding uncharacterized protein LOC142551690 isoform X1, translating into MKRLFNMLEYTPELQLKLAICQLKDRAQLWWETTEKALKESGERVTWDVFCAQFAREYSPPSYYSAKEAEFNRLTQGNMNVVEYASQFSALLAYVPHVASSDRNKLSHFMQGLNRTIFTLVVAGAPVNYADAVEKAKNVEASLLLAEPQSVQPGIPQSFEGNVPMPVGAPLYHPLLSYQPTQSYQQPKQQNFKAKGKQFKKQTRSSSSSSGSQRGSSVGSPGGVFCDRCGGKHFSTQCTGVQGSCNICGQVGHYARVCPNAARQQFQQPQFGQDFRGQATRPFVPTQSFQQSSYPQPRGSAQQRFPGPQQARVHALTQDQVQDAPGGVIAAGHSRGFDASGGASGSGTQ; encoded by the exons ATGAAGCGTTTGTTCAATATGTTGGAGTACACCCCTGAATTGCAGCTTAAGTTGGCTATTTGTCAATTAAAAGACCGAGCCCAGTTATGGTGGGAAACTACTGAGAAAGCTTTGAAAGAATCAGGTGAAAGagttacttgggatgtattttgcGCTCAGTTTGCTCGAGAGTATTCACCGCCTTCGTACTATTCGGCCAAGGAAGCTGAATTCAATAGATTGACTCAAGGTAATATGAATGTAGTGGAGTATGCCTCTCAATTTTCAGCGCTTCTTGCCTATGTTCCTCATGTTGCTAGCAGTGATCGAAACAAGCTATCGCATTTTATGCAAGGATTGAATCGAACCATTTTCACTTTAGTAGTCGCTGGAGCACCTGTTAATTATGCCGATGCTGTAGAGAAAGCCAAGAATGTGGAGGCAAGTCTACTTTTGGCAGAACCACAGTCGGTTCAACCAGGTATTCCTCAGAGTTTCGAGGGCAATGTGCCGATGCCAGTTGGTGCACCACTATACCATCCTTTACTGTCGTACCAGCCTACGCAGTCTTATCAACAACCAAAGCAGCAAAATTTTAAGGCCAAAGGAAAACAATTCAAGAAACAGACTCGTAGCAGTTCTTCTAGTTCCGGCAGTCAGCGTGGAAGTTCAGTTGGGTCACCAGGTGGAGTATTTTGTGATCGTTGTGGTGGTAAGCATTTCAGCACTCAGTGTACGGGAGTTCAGGGATCTTGTAATATCTGTGGTCAAGTTGGACAttatgctagagtatgtccgaaTGCAGCGAGACAACAATTTCAGCAACCTCAGTTTGGTCAGGATTTTAGAGGACAAGCAACTAGACCTTTTGTTCCGACTCAGTCTTTTCAGCAGTCTAGCTATCCTCAGCCTAGAGGTTCTGCACAGCAGCGTTTCCCAGGGccacagcaggctcgagttcaTGCTTTAACCCAGGATCAAGTTCAAGACGCACCGGGCGGAGTTATCGCAG caggtcattccaggggttttgacgcgtctggtggagcgtcagggAGTGGTACCCAGTAG
- the LOC142551690 gene encoding uncharacterized protein LOC142551690 isoform X2 yields the protein MKRLFNMLEYTPELQLKLAICQLKDRAQLWWETTEKALKESGERVTWDVFCAQFAREYSPPSYYSAKEAEFNRLTQGNMNVVEYASQFSALLAYVPHVASSDRNKLSHFMQGLNRTIFTLVVAGAPVNYADAVEKAKNVEASLLLAEPQSVQPGIPQSFEGNVPMPVGAPLYHPLLSYQPTQSYQQPKQQNFKAKGKQFKKQTRSSSSSSGSQRGSSVGSPGGVFCDRCGGKHFSTQCTGVQGSCNICGQVGHYARVCPNAARQQFQQPQFGQDFRGQATRPFVPTQSFQQSSYPQPRGSAQQRFPGPQQARVHALTQDQVQDAPGGVIAGHSRGFDASGGASGSGTQ from the exons ATGAAGCGTTTGTTCAATATGTTGGAGTACACCCCTGAATTGCAGCTTAAGTTGGCTATTTGTCAATTAAAAGACCGAGCCCAGTTATGGTGGGAAACTACTGAGAAAGCTTTGAAAGAATCAGGTGAAAGagttacttgggatgtattttgcGCTCAGTTTGCTCGAGAGTATTCACCGCCTTCGTACTATTCGGCCAAGGAAGCTGAATTCAATAGATTGACTCAAGGTAATATGAATGTAGTGGAGTATGCCTCTCAATTTTCAGCGCTTCTTGCCTATGTTCCTCATGTTGCTAGCAGTGATCGAAACAAGCTATCGCATTTTATGCAAGGATTGAATCGAACCATTTTCACTTTAGTAGTCGCTGGAGCACCTGTTAATTATGCCGATGCTGTAGAGAAAGCCAAGAATGTGGAGGCAAGTCTACTTTTGGCAGAACCACAGTCGGTTCAACCAGGTATTCCTCAGAGTTTCGAGGGCAATGTGCCGATGCCAGTTGGTGCACCACTATACCATCCTTTACTGTCGTACCAGCCTACGCAGTCTTATCAACAACCAAAGCAGCAAAATTTTAAGGCCAAAGGAAAACAATTCAAGAAACAGACTCGTAGCAGTTCTTCTAGTTCCGGCAGTCAGCGTGGAAGTTCAGTTGGGTCACCAGGTGGAGTATTTTGTGATCGTTGTGGTGGTAAGCATTTCAGCACTCAGTGTACGGGAGTTCAGGGATCTTGTAATATCTGTGGTCAAGTTGGACAttatgctagagtatgtccgaaTGCAGCGAGACAACAATTTCAGCAACCTCAGTTTGGTCAGGATTTTAGAGGACAAGCAACTAGACCTTTTGTTCCGACTCAGTCTTTTCAGCAGTCTAGCTATCCTCAGCCTAGAGGTTCTGCACAGCAGCGTTTCCCAGGGccacagcaggctcgagttcaTGCTTTAACCCAGGATCAAGTTCAAGACGCACCGGGCGGAGTTATCGCAG gtcattccaggggttttgacgcgtctggtggagcgtcagggAGTGGTACCCAGTAG
- the LOC142550952 gene encoding 1-aminocyclopropane-1-carboxylate oxidase 5-like: MAIPVIDFSKLNGDERSKTLGQIANCCEDWGFFQLINHGISEDLLDRVKKVASECYKFEREPSFKSSKPVNLLKELVEKKSDGSLVESVDWEDVFLLSDDNYGEWPSKTSGFKETMKEYRAELKKLAMEVMEVMDENLGLPKGYINKAFNGGEEEEEKSAFFGTKVSHYPPCPRPDKVNGLRAHTDAGGVILLFQDDVVNGLQILKDGVWIDVQPVKNAIVINTGDQIEVLSNGKYKSVWHRVLALPEGNRRSIASFYNPSFKATIEPAKELVQAEKKLQVEISAKYPKFVFGDYMSVYAEQKFLPKEPRFQAVKAI; the protein is encoded by the exons aTGGCGATCCCTGTAATCGATTTCTCAAAACTCAATGGAGACGAGAGATCCAAAACCCTGGGTCAGATTGCCAATTGCTGCGAAGACTGGGGATTCTTTCAG TTGATAAACCATGGAATCTCTGAGGATCTCCTGGATAGGGTGAAAAAGGTTGCATCTGAGTGCTACAAGTTTGAAAGAGAGCCCAGCTTCAAGAGTTCGAAACCGGTGAATCTGCTGAAGGAATTGGTTGAGAAGAAAAGCGATGGAAGTTTAGTAGAAAGTGTTGATTGGGAGGATGTGTTCTTGCTCTCAGATGATAATTATGGTGAATGGCCTTCAAAAACATCTGGTTTCAA GGAAACCATGAAGGAATACAGAGCTGAACTGAAGAAACTCGCGATGGAAGTGATGGAAGTGATGGACGAGAACTTAGGCCTTCCAAAAGGGTACATCAACAAGGCGTTCAACGGtggagaagaagaggaagagaaGTCCGCCTTTTTCGGGACGAAGGTGAGCCACTACCCACCTTGCCCACGCCCAGATAAGGTGAACGGCCTCCGAGCTCACACGGATGCAGGAGGCGTGATCTTACTCTTCCAAGACGACGTAGTGAACGGCCTTCAAATCCTGAAAGACGGGGTTTGGATCGACGTGCAGCCGGTAAAAAACGCCATAGTGATCAACACTGGTGATCAGATTGAAGTGTTGAGCAATGGCAAGTACAAGAGTGTCTGGCATCGGGTTTTGGCGTTACCGGAGGGGAACAGGAGATCAATTGCCTCGTTTTACAACCCATCTTTTAAGGCCACCATCGAACCTGCAAAGGAATTGGTGCAGGCGGAGAAGAAATTACAAGTGGAGATTTCGGCCAAGTATCCTAAGTTTGTATTTGGGGACTACATGTCTGTTTATGCGGAACAAAAGTTCTTGCCTAAGGAGCCAAGGTTCCAAGCTGTGAAAGCAATCTAA